A part of Rhopalosiphum maidis isolate BTI-1 chromosome 3, ASM367621v3, whole genome shotgun sequence genomic DNA contains:
- the LOC113553198 gene encoding partitioning defective 3 homolog isoform X5: MKVTVCFGSTRVIVPCGRGEILVRDLIQQAITRYKKATGKSSNSWVTVHSLQSQSDGGILDPDDRLRDVADDREQIVALYDDGDSNSPHQHGGGDGASVTSSPDMFHSRGDGLQTDIEVTNEQIACGFPALHVRRGSEPALNQLPLECPNNTGKRNSNTRPAASGQSKRWSAAPMIHDPKDKLRTDDYTKINGFGLSDKWRCSEEDEDDLELGDEDKPPISNHFLAPSFHRDSSNRLSMQFLGESSSGFRWAEAADLANNRALSLSLPRDHRRKEPLGQANTNPSRLTESQNTEFIVLSTGGGSLGIHVVPDYNALGKERGLLVQGIEPGGRVHCDGRLKVYDRIVEINGRSLLDQPFNAIQEIFRDSLHSSELRLRVIKHKNNMDLQTSQNTVVGNKKQPPPPVFPKPSSNTTAAYNNKENVSTGSSDKDKFNSNTKIATISPTKKISAATHTASNILMVANTRKIGKKMELELTKGLHGLGFSITTRDNPAGGNCPIYIKNVLPKGAAVEDGRLRPGDRLLAVNGTELTGKTQSEAVAILRKVPSGAKVKIIVSRQEDVVISQVGQKSNQDLDENHEQEVGILSNNQLVETNEKSNNNTVQEYVKSLEETQTFPWRHKEILTFDIPVHDSEKAGLGISVKGKTSSSNNSNDKEFSQDLGIFIKNVIHGGAASRDGRLRTNDQLLYINGMSLIGQTNAAAMETLRRTMMNVDPGPVPGAISLIVARRRNSSPTLDRRRSRDSSSSLLTDSSANTETFSRAESSDSSTQNTAENSGTSENSDTTVIFMHQRQGSESSKRNTLPTDTSPDGIAIRNPVLERLTGHTNRYNALRNESYYKATHQTTIMLKEEEKLNSPTVNPSSEEMLIIEEDPPIYNSVSRKKIEEEKPSPIISPQARTGSTSTDVTYASQLSLDNANSGFSRDAFGRQSMSEKRHATLDAKNTDTYQRNKKLREERGDDTKSRNSFPSKHQVGPSLGLKKSSSLESLQTMVQEVQMTEGGSKRGTVKVVRGRGCDESFRAAVDKDGPLSLHELRLETYGKESDDHPIGRRQSSLHSPINYKAPNLPPVVNKKKPGLLKGIGSMFRFGKPRRGPDLNGTLSSEEDNSADREREIARRNARDEQLRIQEQYQRLIQRQAEMQEQNNSREVAIDDGTTNYSNMPTKPSNPEQSRMDRIQQLRAEHQRRHMERSGKFIPDEREENHYESENRQSIGNTQNAINRPGSRVGIIDSSRFNHYVNFQEIQQNLSLMHEISGVKLRHHGKTKKPVSCYYDTDDESRRQLHYHSQRRDPKESVARPSSNYYEYESVMRSLPYTTGGVSRLVDNNSNSLTRQVGSVTQTAAVAAMNNNKNGVARSQKQQMSRHHYPVPATKSPNYALYNYSADAQGHNSIQQQQLQHRGSTNNNNNYASGMYHHQQQQQQQQQQQQQLRSSPQQGPYITQVTIRDNKHIIQSPNI, from the exons agCTCAAATTCATGGGTGACCGTCCACAGTTTGCAGTCTCAGAGTGATGGTGGTATCTTGGATCCAGATGATCGTCTCAGGGATGTGGCAGATGATAGAGAACAAATTGTTGCACTCTATGACGACGGTGATAGCAATAGTCCTCACCAACACGGTGGTGGAGATGGAGCTAGTGTTACCTCTAGTCCGGATATGTTCCAc agcCGGGGAGATGGATTACAAACTGACATTGAAGTCACTAATGAACAAATTGCTTGTGGCTTCCCAGCTTTACATGTCCGTAGAGGTAGTGAACCAGCTCTTAATCAATTACCACTTGAATGTC caAACAATACGGGGAAAAGAAATAGCAATACTAGACCTGCTGCATCAGGTCAATCTAAACGATGGTCAGCAGCTCCTATGATTCACGACCCTAAAGACAAACTAAGAAcg gaTGATTACACGAAAATCAATGGTTTTGGTTTATCTGACAAATGGAGGTGCTCTGAAGAAGATGAAGATGACTTAGAATTAGGAGACGAAGATAAACCACCAATTAGCAATCATTTTCTAGCCCCATCATTTCATCGTGATTCTTCAAATCGTTTATCAATGCAATTCTTAGGAGAGTCATCAag tggaTTTCGGTGGGCAGAGGCTGCTGATTTAGCAAATAATCGAGCCTTATCTTTATCATTACCAAGAGACCACAGAAGAAAAGAACCTTTGGGCCAAGCAAATACAAATCCTAGTCGCTTAACAGAGTCACAAAA CACTGAATTTATAGTGCTAAGCACTGGTGGTGGCTCATTAGGTATTCATGTTGTCCCAGATTATAATGCTCTAGGTAAAGAGCGTGGTCTTCTGGTTCAAGGTATCGAACCTGGTGGTCGGGTGCATTGTGATGGTAGATTGAAAGTATATGATCGAATTGTAGAAATCAACGGCCGGTCATTATTGGATCAACCATTCAATgc TATACAAGAAATATTTCGAGATTCACTACACTCTTCAGAGCTCAGACTTAGAGTGATAAAACATAAGAATAACATGGACCTTCAAACTAGTCAAAATACGGTAGTTGGTAATAAAAAACAGCCACCGCCACCAGTGTTTCCTAAACCATCCTCAAACACCACTgcagcttataataataaagaaaatgtcTCTACAGGATCATCTGATaaagataaat TCAAttcaaatactaaaatagCAACTATTTCACctaccaaaaaaatatcagcTGCAACACATACAGCatccaatattttaatggtgGCTAATACAAGAAAAATTGGAAAGAAAATGGAATTAGAACTTACTAAAGGACTTCATGGACTTGGATTTAGTATAACAACCAGAGATAATCCAGCTGGTGGAAACTGTcctatttacattaaaaatgtgttaccaaaa ggAGCTGCTGTGGAAGATGGAAGATTACGGCCAGGTGATCGGTTATTAGCAGTTAATGGTACAGAATTGACAGGCAAAACTCAATCTGAAGCAGTTGCTATACTGCGGAAAGTTCCATCTGGTGCAaaggttaaaattattgtttctagACAGGAAGATGTAGTGATTAGCCAAGTAGGCCAAAAATCTAATCAA gatCTAGATGAAAATCACGAACAAGAAGTAGGAATTTTGTCAAACAATCAATTAGTAGAAACCAATGaaaaatccaataataatacagttcag gAATATGTTAAAAGCTTAGAAGAAACACAGACATTCCCTTGGAGGCATAAAGAAATATTGACTTTTGACATTCCTGTGCATGATTCCGAAAAAGCTGGTTTag gcATTAGCGTTAAAGGTAAAACGTCATCTAGTAATAACTCTAATGATAAAGAATTTTCTCAagatttaggtatatttatcaaaaatgttattcatgGTGGTGCGGCTTCaag gGATGGTAGATTACGTACTAATGATcagctattatatataaatggtatGTCATTGATTGGTCAAACTAATGCTGCAGCTATGGAAACGTTGCGTAGAACTATGATGAACGTGGACCCCGGGCCAGTGCCTGGAGCTATCTCATTGATAGTAGCCCGCCGACGTAATAGTTCTCCAACATTAGATAGAAGACGTAGTCGTGACTCCTCTTCAAGTCTTCTCACAGATTCATCAG CAAACACTGAAACATTTAGCCGAGCTGAAAGCAGTGATAGTAGTACCCAAAATACGGCCGAAAATTCTGGAACAAGTGAAAACTCTGATACCACTGTTATCTTTATGCATCAAAGACAAGGATCAGAGAGTTCAAAACGGAATACATTACCTACAGATACTTCTCCAG atGGAATTGCAATTCGCAATCCAGTTTTGGAAAGGTTAACTGGACATACAAATCGTTATAATGCATTACGCAATGAAAGTTATTATAag gcTACACATCAAACAACTATTATGTTgaaagaagaagaaaaattaaatagcccTACTGTAAACCCATCTTCAGAAGAAATGTTAATCATTGAAGAAGACCCTCcaatttataatagtgttaG TCGGAAAAAAATAGAGGAAGAAAAACCATCGCCAATCATATCTCCACAAGCAAGAACTGGTTCAACTAGTACTGATGTTACTTATGCTAGCCA attatCATTGGATAATGCCAACTCAGGATTTTCAAGAGACGCATTTGGACGGCAAAGTATGTCTGAAAAACGACACGCGACATTAGATGCTAAAAATACTGATACTtatcaaagaaataaaaaattgcgcGAAGAACGTGGAGATGATACCAAAAGtc gCAACAGTTTTCCATCAAAACACCAAGTTGGCCCTTCTCTTgggttaaaaaaatcatccaGCCTGGAATCATTACAAACAATGGTTCAAGAGGTGCAAATGACTGAAGGTGGATCAAAACGAGGCACTGTTAAAGTAGTGCGTGGTAGAGGATGTGATGAAAGTTTTAGAGCTGCAGTTGACAAAGATGGTCCATTGTCCTTACATGAACTGAGATTGGAAAcat ATGGAAAGGAAAGCGATGATCATCCAATTGGTCGTAGACAATCTTCACTCCATTCTCCAATAAATTACAAAGCACCAAATTTACCACCAgttgttaacaaaaaaaaaccaggaCTACTTAAAGGGATTGGTTCTATGTTTag atttggtAAACCTCGACGAGGACCAGATTTAAATGGTACTTTAAGCTCAGAAGAAGATAATTCTGCTGACCGTGAGCGAGAAATAGCTAGAAGAAATGCTCGTGATGAACAACTTCGAATACAAGAACAATACCAAAGACTAATTCAGCGACAGGCAgaaatg caagaacaaaataattctagagAAGTAGCTATAGATGATGGTACtactaattatagtaatatgccTACAAAACCATCTAATCCTGAACAATCTCGTATGGATCGTATCCAACAACTTAGAGCCGAACATCAAAGAAGACACATGGAACGTAGTGGAAAGTTTATTCCTGATGAGAGGGAGGAAAATCATTATGAATCAGAAAATCGACAG tCCATTGGTAATACTCAAAATGCAATCAATCGACCTGGTAGTCGTGTAGGTATTATTGATTCTTCTCGATTTAACCATTATGTCAATTTCCAAGAAATACAGCAGAATCTTag TTTGATGCATGAAATAAGCGGCGTTAAGCTTCGACACCAtggcaaaacaaaaaaacctgTGTCTTGCTATTATGACACTGACGATGAAAG CCGAAGACAGTTGCACTATCATTCTCAAAGACGTGACCCTAAGGAATCTGTTGCACGACCTAGTtccaattattatgaatatgaaaGCGTGATGAGATCTCTACCATACACAACTGGCGGTGTATCACGTTTGGTGGACAACAATTCTAACTCGTTGACTAGACAAG TAGGCAGTGTAACTCAAACTGCAGCAGTTGCGGCAAtgaacaacaacaaaaatggTGTTGCTCGTAGTCAAAAACAACAAATGTCTCGGCATCATTATCCTGTTCCAGCAACAAAGTCGCCAAACTATGCACTGTACAACTACAGTGCTGATGCTCAAGGCCACAACAGTATACAACAGCAGCAACTACAACACAGAGGATCaacaaacaataacaataattatgctAGTGGTATGTACCATCAtcaacaacagcaacaacaacaacaacaacagcagcagcagctaAGGTCTTCGCCACAACAAGGACCGTATATAACCCAAGTAACCATTCGGGATAACAAACACATAATACAAAGTCCTAACATTTAA